The proteins below come from a single Plantactinospora sp. KBS50 genomic window:
- a CDS encoding LysR family transcriptional regulator, with the protein MAHRSVRPTSTDGRTAPVVRAVTDTAAAASRVELRQLRYFVTVAEELHFGRAASREHIARSALTAQLQRLERALGVLLVDRSPGRIALTDAGARFLIEARQILEHVDRATMLARGTPVTAPTLRVGVLDEGYDAVRPVLRALQEQHPDLEIHQVSAGVPEQCQLLADGRLDVGVGRVPGVCTAIASALFRLDRLGVLVRLDHPFAARTGVPVTALRDETLLLADPDRAPEFNEFVAEVCRGAGFFPALFHGSVQNLRAGVDLVVEGRCVMCVPASTVPWSAEVTWRPLQSSIPRYPWSILWRARDPSRYALSLVALARRLCTEHGWRTAPTEIAS; encoded by the coding sequence ATGGCCCACCGGAGCGTGCGCCCGACGTCCACCGACGGGCGTACCGCGCCGGTCGTGCGGGCCGTGACCGACACCGCGGCGGCGGCCAGCCGGGTCGAGCTGCGCCAGCTCCGCTACTTCGTGACGGTCGCCGAGGAACTGCACTTCGGCCGGGCCGCCAGCCGCGAGCACATCGCCCGGTCCGCGCTGACCGCCCAGCTCCAGCGCCTGGAACGGGCGCTCGGGGTGCTGCTGGTGGACCGCAGCCCGGGGCGGATCGCGCTCACCGACGCCGGCGCGCGGTTCCTGATCGAGGCCCGGCAGATCCTGGAACACGTGGACCGGGCGACGATGCTGGCCCGCGGCACCCCGGTCACCGCCCCCACGCTGCGGGTCGGGGTGCTGGACGAGGGGTACGACGCCGTCCGGCCGGTGCTGCGCGCCCTCCAGGAGCAGCACCCCGACCTGGAGATCCACCAGGTCAGCGCGGGCGTACCGGAACAGTGTCAGCTACTGGCCGACGGCCGGCTGGACGTCGGCGTGGGCCGCGTTCCCGGCGTCTGCACGGCCATCGCCTCCGCGTTGTTCCGGCTCGACCGGCTGGGGGTGCTGGTCCGCCTCGACCACCCTTTCGCCGCCCGGACCGGGGTGCCGGTGACCGCGCTGCGCGACGAGACGCTGCTGCTGGCCGACCCGGACCGCGCCCCGGAGTTCAACGAGTTCGTCGCCGAGGTGTGCCGCGGCGCCGGCTTCTTTCCCGCGCTGTTCCACGGCAGCGTGCAGAACCTGCGCGCCGGGGTGGACCTGGTGGTCGAGGGCCGGTGCGTGATGTGCGTGCCGGCCTCGACCGTGCCGTGGTCGGCCGAGGTGACCTGGCGGCCGTTGCAGTCCTCGATCCCCCGCTATCCGTGGTCGATCCTGTGGCGGGCGCGGGACCCCTCCCGGTACGCCCTGTCGCTGGTGGCCCTGGCCCGCCGGCTCTGCACGGAGCACGGTTGGCGCACCGCGCCCACCGAGATCGCCAGCTAG
- a CDS encoding ECF transporter S component: MTALRVAPRTAAVLALASVAALATFAWPFVVPAHPESTARTGEAPLVFLVTLPVLVLLVLAELGSGGIDSKALAMLGVLAAVNAALRPLGAGTAGIETVFFLLVLAGRVFGPGFGFLLGSTSLFASALLTAGVGPWLPFQMLAASWIGLGAGLLPARLRGRAEIAVLTGYGVLAAYGYGLLMNLWFWPFSTGADTQLSYLAGAPVLENLHRFAVFTAVTSTFGWDTGRAITTAVAIVLAGPAVLAALRRAARRAAFGAPVSFAAAPGPYEGSGPEPADGSGPEPAEGSRPEPADGPESVSEMLPRAARTSNIET; the protein is encoded by the coding sequence ATGACCGCGCTGCGGGTCGCCCCGCGTACCGCCGCCGTGCTGGCCCTCGCCTCGGTCGCCGCGCTGGCCACCTTCGCCTGGCCGTTCGTCGTCCCCGCGCATCCGGAGAGCACCGCGCGCACCGGTGAGGCGCCGCTGGTGTTCCTGGTGACGCTTCCGGTGCTGGTGCTGCTGGTGCTGGCCGAACTCGGCTCCGGCGGCATCGACAGCAAGGCGCTGGCCATGCTGGGCGTGCTGGCCGCGGTGAACGCCGCGCTCCGGCCGCTGGGCGCCGGCACGGCCGGCATCGAGACCGTGTTCTTCCTGCTGGTGCTCGCCGGCCGGGTCTTCGGACCGGGCTTCGGGTTCCTGCTGGGTTCGACGTCCCTGTTCGCCTCCGCGCTGCTCACCGCCGGCGTCGGACCCTGGCTGCCGTTCCAGATGCTGGCCGCCTCCTGGATCGGCCTGGGCGCCGGCCTGCTGCCCGCCCGGCTGCGCGGCCGGGCGGAGATCGCGGTGCTGACCGGGTACGGGGTGCTCGCCGCCTACGGCTACGGACTGCTGATGAACCTGTGGTTCTGGCCGTTCAGCACCGGCGCCGACACCCAGCTGTCCTACCTGGCCGGCGCGCCGGTGTTGGAGAACCTGCACCGGTTCGCGGTGTTCACCGCGGTCACCTCCACCTTCGGGTGGGACACCGGGCGGGCGATCACCACGGCCGTGGCGATCGTGCTGGCCGGGCCGGCGGTGCTCGCCGCGCTGCGCCGCGCCGCGCGCCGGGCGGCGTTCGGCGCGCCGGTCTCCTTCGCCGCCGCGCCCGGACCGTACGAGGGATCCGGGCCCGAACCGGCAGACGGATCCGGGCCCGAACCGGCCGAGGGATCCAGGCCCGAACCGGCCGACGGGCCGGAGTCTGTTTCCGAAATGTTGCCGAGGGCAGCACGGACCTCTAACATCGAGACCTAG
- a CDS encoding carbohydrate ABC transporter permease — translation MTLTDTLEPATARRPVDARRIEARTRVFNRVCAVVLLVFALIWLVPVLWAVDTALKPNEETTRTTWLIENPTFDAFGRVLRDTDILRWLGSSAVIACITTVGTVLTASLAAFALSRMRFRYRELVFWGILAGIMIPGQVLIVPQFREMDGFGLLNTFWAVSLPQIPTAVAVFIFRQFFDGLPRELEEVARMDGAGYWRIYLRVIMPLARPAVAAVAIFAFVTSWNDLLWPLLVLSNPDIMTIPVGLATVQGAFGIRYADTMGMAVLGAVPLVAVFLLFQRNIVEGIAGTGLKG, via the coding sequence GTGACGCTCACGGACACCCTCGAACCCGCCACCGCGCGGCGGCCGGTCGACGCCCGCCGCATCGAGGCCCGGACCCGGGTGTTCAACCGGGTCTGCGCGGTGGTGCTGCTCGTGTTCGCGCTGATCTGGCTGGTGCCGGTGCTGTGGGCGGTGGACACCGCGCTCAAGCCGAACGAGGAGACCACCCGGACCACCTGGCTGATCGAGAACCCGACGTTCGACGCGTTCGGCCGGGTGCTGCGGGACACCGACATCCTGCGCTGGTTGGGCTCCAGCGCGGTGATCGCCTGCATCACCACGGTCGGCACCGTGCTGACCGCGAGCCTGGCCGCGTTCGCGCTGTCCCGGATGCGGTTCCGCTACCGCGAGCTGGTGTTCTGGGGCATCCTGGCGGGCATCATGATTCCCGGCCAGGTGCTGATCGTGCCGCAGTTCCGCGAGATGGACGGCTTCGGCCTGCTGAACACGTTCTGGGCGGTGAGCCTGCCGCAGATCCCCACCGCGGTGGCCGTGTTCATCTTCCGGCAGTTCTTCGACGGGCTGCCGCGGGAACTGGAGGAGGTGGCCCGGATGGACGGCGCCGGTTACTGGCGCATCTACCTGCGGGTCATCATGCCGCTGGCCCGGCCGGCGGTGGCGGCGGTGGCCATCTTCGCCTTCGTCACCTCGTGGAACGATCTGCTCTGGCCGCTGCTGGTGCTGAGCAACCCGGACATCATGACGATCCCGGTCGGCCTGGCCACCGTCCAGGGCGCGTTCGGGATCCGGTACGCCGACACCATGGGGATGGCCGTGCTCGGCGCCGTCCCGCTGGTGGCCGTCTTCCTGCTGTTCCAGCGCAACATCGTCGAAGGTATCGCCGGTACCGGACTGAAAGGGTGA
- a CDS encoding prenyltransferase/squalene oxidase repeat-containing protein, producing MPLPRSRRLGAGLAAVAASLVAVAAAPVTGFAAPDPAAVADARAAATWLAGEYTDGALPGPFGGQDWGLTIDGVIALAATGAATPTRQAATAQVAAHVRSYNSYDDWGIEGFTDGGATAKLLYVAAAAGADPTDFGGYDLRAETLSLVAPAGADDQAGRITSRTTPDSGPDASNTFDQSFTVLGLARSGDVPQDTVDFLVRQQCTAGGFRLYPDAGGAPSPSCDAEPGAILDVDSTAMAVQALLAAAAQGAAGAADAARAGADWLAGQQHADGSFGGSGPTTGANSNSTGLAGQALAAAGRDTEAARAAAALRALQLSAAGGGAAAGDAGAIAYNADGLAAAVAGGIGDNDRDQWRRATAQALLGLAQVPLGRIGLDEPPSASPDPTPSGTASPTPTGSATPTGSPTPSGTATGDPAPTGSATGTVPPTSPSAPPATTGVTPPASGGGGLPTTGTAIAGYLLVAGLLIGGGLMLVMLTRRRRA from the coding sequence ATGCCCCTCCCCCGCTCCCGACGGCTCGGCGCCGGCCTCGCCGCCGTCGCGGCGTCCCTCGTGGCGGTCGCCGCCGCACCCGTGACCGGGTTCGCCGCGCCGGACCCGGCCGCCGTCGCCGACGCCCGCGCCGCCGCGACCTGGCTGGCCGGCGAGTACACCGACGGCGCGCTGCCCGGTCCGTTCGGCGGCCAGGACTGGGGCCTGACGATCGACGGGGTCATCGCGCTCGCGGCCACCGGCGCCGCCACGCCGACCCGGCAGGCGGCGACCGCGCAGGTCGCGGCGCACGTGCGGTCCTACAACAGCTACGACGACTGGGGCATCGAGGGCTTCACCGACGGCGGCGCCACCGCCAAGCTGCTGTACGTGGCCGCGGCGGCCGGGGCCGACCCGACCGACTTCGGCGGGTACGACCTGCGGGCCGAGACGCTGTCGCTGGTCGCCCCGGCCGGCGCCGACGACCAGGCGGGCCGGATCACCAGCCGCACCACCCCGGACAGCGGCCCGGACGCCAGCAACACCTTCGACCAGTCGTTCACCGTGCTGGGCCTGGCCCGCAGCGGCGACGTCCCGCAGGACACCGTGGACTTCCTGGTCCGCCAGCAGTGCACGGCCGGCGGGTTCCGGCTGTACCCGGACGCCGGCGGCGCGCCGTCGCCCTCCTGCGACGCCGAACCCGGCGCCATCCTCGACGTCGACTCGACCGCGATGGCGGTGCAGGCGCTGCTGGCCGCCGCCGCGCAGGGCGCCGCCGGGGCGGCCGACGCGGCCCGGGCCGGCGCGGACTGGCTGGCCGGCCAGCAGCACGCCGACGGATCGTTCGGCGGTTCGGGGCCGACGACGGGCGCGAACTCCAACAGCACCGGCCTGGCCGGGCAGGCGCTGGCCGCGGCGGGCCGCGACACCGAGGCGGCTCGGGCCGCCGCGGCGCTGCGGGCGCTGCAACTCAGCGCGGCAGGCGGCGGAGCCGCGGCGGGCGACGCGGGCGCCATCGCGTACAACGCCGACGGCCTGGCCGCGGCCGTGGCGGGCGGGATCGGCGACAACGACCGGGACCAGTGGCGCCGGGCCACCGCCCAGGCGCTGCTCGGGCTGGCCCAGGTGCCGCTGGGCCGGATCGGTCTGGACGAGCCGCCGTCGGCCTCGCCGGACCCGACGCCGAGCGGCACGGCCTCGCCCACCCCGACCGGCTCGGCCACGCCCACCGGATCGCCCACCCCGAGCGGCACCGCGACCGGTGATCCGGCGCCGACCGGGTCGGCGACCGGCACCGTCCCGCCGACCTCCCCCAGCGCGCCGCCGGCGACCACCGGGGTGACGCCGCCGGCCTCGGGCGGGGGCGGCCTACCGACCACCGGTACGGCGATCGCCGGCTACCTGCTGGTCGCCGGCCTGCTCATCGGCGGCGGCCTGATGCTGGTCATGCTGACCCGACGGCGGCGCGCATGA
- a CDS encoding ABC transporter ATP-binding protein, whose translation MIEFDRVTVRYADGGPPPLRDVTFRVPEGELCLVAGRTGTGKSTLLRAINGLVPHFTGGTLYGTVAVDGRDTRRHPPRDLADVVGMVGQDPLSGFVTDTVEEELAYGMEQLALPAAVMRKRVEETLDLLGIAELRDRPLRTLSGGQQQRVAIGAVLTSHPRVLVLDEPTSALDPTAAEDVLAAVTRLVHDLGVTVVLAEHRMERVVQYADRMLYLPGDGRVVDGDPAEVLAGVDIAPPLVELGRLAGWTPLPLSVRDARRRAGPLRDRLAGATPPPPPPDPDAAPVLTARKVVVRYPGTVAVAGVGLDLYPGRIVALMGRNGSGKSSLLWAIQGSGARHAGTVAVTATGGTATGGGAAGQTATDGGAAGGGAAGRTATGGRAVGTPGAGGTVDPRSLPAGLARRRVGLVPQSPGDLLYLETVDAECAQSDRESGAPPGTCRALLDQLTPGLPGDRHPRDLSEGQRLGLVLAVQLTGAPPVVLLDEPTRGLDYRAKRQFAAVVRGLAGAGRTVLIATHDVELVATLADRVLVMAEGEIVADGSTAEVMLASPAFAPQVAKVLAPAPWLTVEQVAAALAPAGPAAGGPDPVGRVPA comes from the coding sequence GTGATCGAGTTCGACCGGGTGACGGTCCGGTACGCCGACGGCGGCCCGCCGCCGCTGCGCGACGTGACGTTCCGGGTGCCGGAGGGCGAACTCTGCCTGGTCGCCGGCCGCACCGGCACCGGCAAGTCCACCCTGCTGCGGGCGATCAACGGGCTGGTGCCGCACTTCACCGGCGGGACCCTGTACGGCACCGTCGCGGTCGACGGCCGGGACACCCGGCGGCATCCGCCGCGGGATCTCGCGGACGTGGTCGGGATGGTCGGCCAGGATCCGCTGTCGGGCTTCGTGACCGACACCGTCGAGGAGGAGCTGGCCTACGGGATGGAGCAGCTCGCCCTGCCGGCGGCGGTGATGCGCAAGCGGGTGGAGGAGACGCTGGACCTGCTCGGCATCGCCGAGCTGCGGGACCGTCCACTGCGCACGCTCTCCGGCGGGCAGCAGCAGCGGGTGGCCATCGGCGCGGTGCTGACCAGCCATCCCCGGGTGCTGGTGCTCGACGAGCCGACCTCGGCGCTGGATCCCACCGCGGCCGAGGACGTGCTGGCCGCCGTCACCCGCCTGGTACACGACCTGGGGGTGACGGTCGTGCTGGCCGAACACCGGATGGAACGGGTCGTGCAGTACGCCGACCGGATGCTGTACCTGCCCGGCGACGGGCGGGTGGTGGACGGCGACCCGGCCGAGGTGCTGGCCGGCGTCGACATCGCACCGCCGCTGGTCGAGCTGGGCCGGCTGGCCGGCTGGACCCCGCTGCCGCTGTCGGTGCGGGACGCCCGGCGGCGGGCGGGTCCGCTGCGGGACCGCCTCGCCGGCGCCACCCCGCCGCCACCCCCGCCGGATCCGGACGCCGCCCCGGTGCTGACCGCGCGCAAGGTCGTCGTCCGCTATCCGGGCACGGTCGCGGTCGCCGGGGTGGGCCTCGACCTGTACCCCGGCCGGATCGTGGCGCTGATGGGCCGCAACGGCTCGGGCAAGTCCAGCCTGCTCTGGGCGATCCAGGGCAGCGGTGCCCGGCACGCCGGCACGGTCGCCGTGACCGCGACCGGCGGGACCGCGACCGGCGGCGGTGCGGCCGGCCAGACCGCGACCGACGGCGGTGCGGCCGGCGGCGGTGCGGCCGGCCGGACCGCGACCGGCGGCCGTGCGGTCGGCACGCCGGGGGCCGGCGGCACCGTCGATCCGAGGTCCCTGCCGGCCGGGCTGGCCCGCCGGCGGGTCGGCCTGGTGCCGCAGTCCCCGGGGGACCTGCTCTACCTGGAGACGGTGGATGCCGAGTGCGCGCAGTCCGATCGGGAGTCGGGCGCGCCGCCCGGCACCTGCCGGGCCCTGTTGGACCAGCTCACCCCCGGCCTGCCCGGCGACCGGCATCCGCGCGACCTGTCCGAGGGGCAGCGGCTGGGCCTCGTCCTCGCCGTCCAGCTCACCGGCGCCCCGCCGGTGGTCCTGCTCGACGAGCCGACCCGGGGTCTGGACTACCGGGCCAAGCGGCAGTTCGCCGCCGTGGTACGCGGGCTGGCCGGCGCCGGCCGGACGGTGCTGATCGCGACGCACGACGTCGAACTCGTGGCGACGCTCGCCGACCGGGTGCTGGTGATGGCGGAGGGGGAGATCGTCGCCGACGGGAGCACCGCGGAGGTCATGCTCGCCTCGCCGGCCTTCGCCCCGCAGGTGGCCAAGGTGCTGGCGCCGGCACCGTGGCTCACCGTCGAGCAGGTCGCGGCCGCGCTGGCACCGGCCGGGCCGGCGGCCGGCGGCCCCGACCCGGTCGGCCGGGTGCCGGCATGA
- a CDS encoding cellulose binding domain-containing protein — protein sequence MLLAAATVAAVGTGPGQNAAADTILATTAGCGKAPTLTNGTRSIQSSGTSRSYILRIPDNYDRNHAYRLVFGFHWLNGSAANVSSAGYYGLQPLSNNSTIFVAPQGIDAGWANTGGRDLTLFDDIRQQVENDLCVDTTQRFALGWSYGGAMSYAVACARPTVVRAVAVLSGANLSGCSGGTQAVPYFGIHGTHDSVLNISLGRSLRDTFVRNNGCTAQNPPEPALNSLTHITTAYSGCRAGYPVQWAAFDGDHTPSPVDGSTSPNDSRTWTSAAIWQFFSQFQSTTTPTTAPPTTVPPSTAPPTTTPPTTTPPTTTPPSTAPPTTAPPTGAPGACTATYQTLNTWPGGFQGEVTVRNNGSSTLNGWTVRLTMAGGQAISSLWNGVNTGTSGTVSVANAAYNGTLGANASTTFGFTATGDGGTAPGNLTCTSP from the coding sequence ATGCTCCTGGCGGCCGCCACCGTCGCCGCGGTCGGCACCGGCCCCGGCCAGAACGCCGCCGCCGACACCATCCTGGCCACCACCGCCGGCTGCGGCAAGGCCCCGACCCTGACCAACGGCACGCGGTCGATCCAGAGCAGCGGCACGAGCCGCTCGTACATCCTGCGGATCCCCGACAACTACGACCGGAACCACGCCTACCGGCTGGTCTTCGGCTTCCACTGGCTGAACGGGTCCGCCGCCAACGTCTCCTCGGCCGGCTACTACGGACTCCAGCCGCTGTCCAACAACAGCACCATCTTCGTCGCGCCGCAGGGCATCGACGCCGGCTGGGCGAACACCGGCGGGCGGGACCTGACCCTCTTCGACGACATCCGGCAGCAGGTCGAGAACGACCTCTGCGTCGACACCACGCAGCGGTTCGCGCTGGGCTGGAGCTACGGCGGCGCGATGAGCTACGCGGTCGCCTGCGCCCGGCCGACGGTGGTCCGCGCGGTCGCCGTGCTCTCCGGCGCCAATCTCAGCGGATGCAGCGGCGGCACCCAGGCGGTGCCCTACTTCGGCATCCACGGCACCCACGACAGCGTGCTCAACATCTCCCTCGGGCGCTCCCTGCGGGACACGTTCGTGCGCAACAACGGGTGCACGGCGCAGAACCCGCCCGAGCCGGCGCTGAACAGCCTCACCCACATCACCACCGCGTACTCCGGCTGCCGGGCCGGGTACCCCGTGCAGTGGGCCGCGTTCGACGGCGACCACACGCCGAGCCCGGTGGACGGCTCGACCAGTCCCAACGACTCCCGCACCTGGACGTCCGCGGCGATCTGGCAGTTCTTCTCGCAGTTCCAGAGCACCACCACGCCGACCACGGCCCCGCCCACCACCGTGCCGCCGAGCACGGCGCCCCCGACGACCACGCCGCCGACGACCACGCCACCGACGACGACCCCGCCGAGCACCGCGCCGCCGACGACGGCCCCGCCGACCGGCGCCCCGGGCGCCTGCACCGCCACCTACCAGACGCTCAACACCTGGCCCGGTGGCTTCCAGGGCGAGGTCACCGTCCGCAACAACGGCTCCAGCACCCTCAACGGCTGGACCGTACGGCTGACCATGGCCGGCGGCCAGGCGATCAGCAGCCTGTGGAACGGCGTCAACACCGGCACCAGCGGCACCGTCTCGGTCGCCAACGCCGCCTACAACGGCACGCTCGGCGCGAACGCCTCGACCACGTTCGGGTTCACCGCCACCGGTGACGGCGGCACCGCACCGGGCAACCTCACCTGCACCAGCCCGTAA
- a CDS encoding alpha-N-arabinofuranosidase: protein MLNASFTVDPSFRVGAVDPRLYGSFVEHMGRCVYSGIYEPGHADADGDGFRTDVADLVRELGVPIVRYPGGNFVSGYRWEDGIGPVRDRPRRLDLAWRSVETNEVGVAEFVRWAATVGAAPMMAVNLGTRGIEAARDLVEFCNVPGGTAWSDLRGGDPYGIKVWCLGNEMDGPWQIGHKTAHEYARLASETARAMRQVDPGIELVACGSSGRAMPTFGSWEATVLAEAYDVVDYVSAHAYYEQHGDDRDSFLACATDMDQFIEEVVATADHVRAVGRHRKRINISFDEWNVWYLSRFAGEKNLDIRERPRLIEDVYSVTDAVVVGNLLISLLRHADRVKIGCLAQLVNVIAPIMTEPGGPAWRQASFHPFALTSTYGRGTVLRVEPVAPCHETGAYGQVPLLDAVAVRPDEGGLVLFAVNRSQTEPMTLDVDLRALTGLTGAEHVALAHEDPDAVNTMAQPDRVRPRRLDEPKLDGGALSSVLPPLSWNMIRLTEG from the coding sequence ATGCTCAACGCCTCCTTCACCGTCGACCCGTCGTTCCGGGTGGGCGCGGTGGACCCGCGGCTGTACGGCTCGTTCGTGGAACACATGGGCCGGTGCGTGTACTCCGGGATCTACGAACCCGGACACGCCGACGCGGACGGCGACGGGTTCCGCACCGACGTCGCGGACCTGGTCCGCGAACTGGGGGTGCCGATCGTGCGCTACCCCGGCGGCAACTTCGTCTCCGGCTACCGGTGGGAGGACGGCATCGGGCCGGTGCGGGACCGGCCGCGGCGGCTGGACCTGGCCTGGCGGTCGGTCGAGACCAACGAGGTCGGGGTGGCCGAGTTCGTCCGCTGGGCGGCGACGGTGGGCGCGGCGCCGATGATGGCGGTCAACCTCGGCACCCGGGGCATCGAGGCGGCCCGCGATCTGGTCGAGTTCTGCAACGTGCCCGGCGGCACCGCGTGGTCGGACCTGCGCGGCGGCGACCCGTACGGGATCAAGGTGTGGTGCCTGGGCAACGAGATGGACGGGCCGTGGCAGATCGGGCACAAGACCGCGCACGAGTACGCGCGGCTGGCCAGCGAGACGGCCCGCGCCATGCGCCAGGTGGACCCGGGCATCGAGCTGGTGGCCTGCGGCTCGTCGGGCCGCGCCATGCCGACGTTCGGCAGCTGGGAGGCGACAGTGCTGGCCGAGGCGTACGACGTGGTCGACTACGTCTCGGCGCACGCGTACTACGAGCAGCACGGTGACGACCGGGACAGCTTCCTGGCCTGCGCCACCGACATGGACCAGTTCATCGAGGAGGTGGTGGCCACCGCGGACCACGTGCGGGCGGTGGGCCGGCACCGCAAACGTATAAATATCTCGTTCGATGAGTGGAACGTGTGGTACCTGTCCCGTTTTGCCGGGGAGAAGAACCTGGACATCCGGGAACGGCCGCGGCTGATCGAGGACGTCTACTCGGTCACCGACGCGGTGGTGGTCGGCAACCTGCTGATCAGCCTGCTGCGGCACGCCGACCGGGTGAAGATCGGCTGCCTCGCCCAGTTGGTCAACGTGATCGCGCCGATCATGACCGAGCCCGGCGGGCCGGCCTGGCGCCAGGCCAGCTTCCACCCGTTCGCGCTGACCTCGACGTACGGCCGGGGCACCGTGCTGCGGGTGGAGCCGGTGGCGCCGTGCCACGAGACCGGGGCGTACGGGCAGGTGCCGCTGCTGGACGCGGTGGCGGTCCGGCCGGACGAGGGCGGCCTGGTGCTGTTCGCGGTGAACCGGTCGCAGACCGAGCCGATGACGCTGGACGTGGACCTGCGGGCGCTGACCGGGCTGACCGGGGCCGAACACGTCGCGCTGGCGCACGAGGACCCGGACGCGGTGAACACGATGGCACAGCCGGACCGGGTACGGCCCCGCCGGCTCGACGAGCCGAAGCTGGACGGCGGCGCGCTCTCGTCCGTGCTGCCGCCGCTGTCCTGGAACATGATCCGGTTGACCGAGGGCTAG
- a CDS encoding CbiQ family ECF transporter T component: MTDRPAAAPPAAAGPWPAARLPRGLHPGAWWLWALGCATAASHTTNPLALGLLVAVTALVVVRRRGDAPWALAFRLYLTLGAVIVAMRVVFRIVFGGGQGDHVLLRLPEIPLPAWAAGIRLFGPVAAEQVLGGGYDGLRLATMLVCLGAANALANPKRLLKAVPGALYAVGTAVVVALSVAPQLVESVLRVRRARRLRGATGRGVRALRGIALPVLADALDRSLALAAAMDSRGYGRTAAVPAGQRAATGALLLGGLVGACAGTYGLLDTAGSGYLGLPMLVAGLAVAVAGALLAGRRVHRSRYRPDRWRPAELLVAGAGVATAALMMRAGAVDPELLYPPVSPPGWPQLTPLMLLAVAVAAAPAWLAPPPPLAGAAGRPAAGGAGGGT; this comes from the coding sequence ATGACTGACCGGCCCGCCGCCGCACCCCCGGCGGCCGCGGGGCCGTGGCCGGCCGCGCGGCTGCCCCGCGGCCTGCACCCGGGCGCCTGGTGGCTGTGGGCGCTCGGCTGCGCGACCGCGGCCAGCCACACCACCAACCCGCTGGCGCTGGGGCTGCTGGTCGCCGTCACCGCGCTGGTGGTGGTCCGCCGGCGCGGGGACGCGCCCTGGGCGCTGGCGTTTCGGCTGTACCTGACGCTCGGCGCGGTGATCGTGGCCATGCGGGTGGTGTTCCGGATCGTGTTCGGCGGCGGGCAGGGCGACCACGTGCTGCTGCGCCTGCCGGAGATCCCGCTGCCGGCCTGGGCCGCCGGCATCCGGCTGTTCGGACCGGTCGCCGCCGAGCAGGTCCTCGGCGGCGGCTACGACGGGCTGCGGCTGGCGACCATGCTGGTCTGCCTGGGCGCCGCGAACGCGCTGGCGAACCCGAAGCGCCTGCTCAAGGCCGTACCCGGCGCCCTGTACGCGGTCGGCACCGCGGTGGTGGTGGCGCTGTCGGTCGCACCGCAACTGGTGGAGAGCGTGTTGCGGGTCCGCCGCGCCCGGCGGCTGCGCGGCGCGACCGGCCGGGGCGTGCGGGCGCTGCGCGGCATCGCCCTGCCGGTGCTGGCCGACGCGCTGGACCGGTCCCTGGCGCTCGCGGCGGCCATGGACTCCCGGGGGTACGGCCGGACCGCGGCGGTGCCGGCCGGGCAGCGGGCCGCCACCGGCGCGCTGCTGCTCGGCGGCCTGGTCGGCGCCTGCGCCGGGACGTACGGGCTGCTCGACACGGCCGGTTCCGGCTATCTCGGGCTGCCGATGCTGGTCGCCGGGTTGGCCGTGGCGGTGGCCGGGGCGCTGCTGGCCGGCCGCCGGGTGCACCGCAGCCGGTACCGGCCGGACCGCTGGCGCCCGGCGGAGCTGCTGGTGGCCGGCGCCGGCGTGGCCACCGCCGCGCTGATGATGCGGGCCGGCGCGGTCGACCCGGAGCTGCTCTATCCACCGGTCAGCCCGCCGGGCTGGCCGCAGTTGACGCCGCTGATGCTGCTCGCCGTGGCGGTGGCGGCCGCACCGGCCTGGCTGGCGCCGCCGCCGCCGCTGGCCGGCGCCGCCGGGCGGCCGGCCGCGGGCGGGGCGGGAGGCGGTACGTGA